The following are encoded in a window of Flavobacterium cupriresistens genomic DNA:
- the dnaA gene encoding chromosomal replication initiator protein DnaA: MTKTAQSVWENCLSFIKDNIQDQAYKTWFEPIKSVELTDNALYIQVPSKFFYEWLEEHYVKLLKVALTKELGKNAKLLYKIKMENTYGNKQPFTEQLPSANRVPMKPQEVDAPFKNLNPELKNPFVIPGIRNLKIESQLNANYSFDNFLEGDSNRLARSAGMAVANKPGGTSFNPLLIFGGVGLGKTHLAHAIGVEVKDKYPEKTVLYISAEIFTQQYIDSVKKNNRNDFIHFYQLIDVLIIDDVQFLSGKSGTQDVFFHIFNYLHQNGKQVILTSDKAPVDMQDIEQRLLSRFKWGLSAELHQPDYETRISILKNILYRDGVEMPEDIIEYVARNIKSNVRELEGAIISLIAQSSFNKKEVTIELAKSVVEKFVKNVKREISIDYIQKIVSDYFQLDIETLQSKTRKRHVVQARQLAMFFAKKFTKASLANIGSQIGDRDHATVLHACKTVDNLVSTDKQFKKFVEDINKKLTL, from the coding sequence ATGACTAAAACTGCTCAATCGGTATGGGAAAACTGTTTGTCTTTTATAAAAGACAATATTCAAGACCAGGCGTACAAAACTTGGTTTGAGCCAATCAAATCAGTTGAGCTAACCGACAATGCATTATACATTCAAGTACCGAGTAAATTTTTCTACGAATGGCTAGAAGAACATTACGTTAAATTATTGAAAGTTGCGCTTACCAAAGAACTAGGGAAAAACGCAAAGTTACTGTATAAAATTAAAATGGAAAACACTTATGGTAATAAACAGCCGTTTACTGAACAGCTGCCAAGTGCCAACAGAGTGCCCATGAAACCGCAAGAGGTTGATGCTCCGTTTAAAAACTTAAATCCAGAGCTTAAAAATCCATTTGTAATTCCCGGAATCAGAAATTTAAAAATTGAATCGCAATTAAATGCCAACTACAGTTTTGACAATTTTCTTGAAGGGGATTCGAATCGTTTGGCTCGTTCCGCAGGTATGGCTGTTGCCAACAAACCTGGGGGAACTTCCTTTAACCCGCTATTAATCTTTGGTGGTGTTGGTTTAGGAAAAACACACTTAGCGCATGCGATAGGTGTAGAAGTAAAAGACAAATATCCAGAAAAAACGGTTTTATATATTTCTGCCGAAATTTTCACACAACAATATATTGATTCGGTAAAAAAGAACAATCGTAACGATTTTATTCACTTTTACCAATTGATCGATGTTTTAATTATTGATGATGTTCAGTTTTTATCCGGAAAATCGGGAACTCAGGACGTTTTCTTCCATATTTTTAACTACTTACATCAAAACGGAAAACAGGTAATTTTAACCTCTGACAAAGCACCTGTTGATATGCAGGATATTGAGCAGCGTTTATTATCCCGTTTTAAATGGGGACTATCTGCCGAATTGCACCAACCGGACTACGAAACCCGTATTTCGATCTTAAAAAATATCTTATACCGTGACGGTGTTGAAATGCCGGAAGACATTATTGAATATGTTGCCCGCAATATCAAATCTAACGTTAGAGAATTAGAAGGTGCTATTATTTCGTTAATCGCTCAATCTTCTTTCAACAAAAAAGAAGTAACAATTGAGTTGGCTAAAAGTGTAGTAGAGAAATTTGTTAAGAACGTAAAAAGAGAAATTTCAATTGATTATATTCAAAAAATTGTCTCTGATTATTTCCAATTAGACATTGAAACACTTCAATCTAAAACCAGAAAGAGGCATGTCGTGCAAGCAAGACAATTGGCCATGTTTTTTGCAAAGAAATTTACCAAAGCTTCTTTAGCAAACATTGGTTCACAAATTGGAGATCGCGATCACGCTACAGTATTGCACGCCTGTAAAACGGTTGACAATTTAGTTTCTACAGACAAACAATTCAAGAAATTTGTCGAAGATATCAACAAAAAACTAACGCTATAA
- a CDS encoding low molecular weight protein-tyrosine-phosphatase — MPVKILMVCLGNICRSPLAEGILASKLPQNTFLVDSAGTGSWHVGHSPDKRSIAVAKKNGIDINHQKGRQFKTSDFDEFDYIYVMDISNYDDVLLLAKTAEHKNKVQLILNELFPDENVDVPDPYFGVSNGFDNVYEMLDEVTDIIAQKLIEKYS, encoded by the coding sequence ATGCCAGTAAAGATTCTAATGGTTTGTTTGGGAAATATTTGCAGATCTCCTTTAGCTGAAGGAATTTTAGCTTCCAAATTACCCCAAAATACATTTCTGGTAGATTCTGCAGGAACCGGTTCCTGGCATGTAGGTCATTCACCCGATAAACGTTCGATTGCCGTTGCCAAAAAAAATGGCATCGATATCAATCATCAAAAAGGAAGACAATTTAAAACTTCCGACTTTGATGAATTTGACTATATTTATGTAATGGATATTTCCAATTACGACGATGTACTACTTCTTGCAAAAACAGCCGAACACAAAAACAAAGTACAACTTATTCTGAACGAGTTATTTCCTGACGAAAATGTAGATGTCCCTGATCCTTACTTTGGCGTCTCTAATGGTTTTGACAATGTTTACGAAATGCTGGATGAAGTTACGGACATCATTGCCCAAAAACTTATCGAAAAATATTCATAA
- a CDS encoding SAM-dependent methyltransferase, with product MKLLGKLYLIPTTMGESDPMDVLPQTVKRSIELIDHYIVENDKTARKSIKAVYPEKKQSELVLFTLNKRTEPSEHLDFIKPLLEGKNMGLMSEAGCPGVADPGAVIVKLAHEKGIQVVPLVGPSSILLAMMASGMNGQSFTFNGYLPIDKDEKKSALKYFEKLSQDKNQSQLFIETPYRNNKLVEDILQILNPATHLCIATDITLPTEFIKTMRISDWKKLKVDLHNRPTIFIIHKM from the coding sequence ATGAAACTTCTAGGAAAACTATATTTAATTCCAACCACTATGGGCGAAAGCGATCCGATGGACGTTTTACCGCAAACAGTAAAAAGAAGTATCGAGCTTATAGACCACTACATTGTCGAAAACGACAAAACAGCCCGAAAATCCATAAAAGCGGTTTATCCCGAAAAGAAACAATCCGAATTGGTTCTTTTTACCTTAAACAAACGTACGGAGCCAAGCGAACATTTAGACTTTATAAAACCTTTGTTAGAAGGAAAAAACATGGGTTTAATGAGCGAAGCCGGATGTCCCGGTGTAGCTGATCCCGGTGCTGTAATTGTAAAATTAGCACATGAAAAAGGAATACAGGTTGTTCCTTTAGTAGGGCCTTCTTCTATTTTATTGGCTATGATGGCTTCGGGAATGAACGGACAGAGTTTTACTTTCAACGGTTATTTACCTATTGATAAAGACGAAAAAAAATCGGCATTAAAGTACTTTGAAAAATTATCTCAGGATAAAAATCAATCGCAGCTTTTTATCGAAACACCTTACCGAAATAACAAATTGGTCGAGGATATTTTGCAAATCTTAAACCCTGCAACGCATCTTTGTATTGCAACTGATATTACCTTACCAACAGAATTCATTAAAACAATGCGCATTTCAGATTGGAAGAAACTTAAAGTTGACCTTCACAATCGACCGACTATTTTTATCATTCATAAAATGTAA
- a CDS encoding energy transducer TonB — protein MKKFLILILICTVQSVFSQTEIITIDEPTNKIPPQGAVPNDDNSIYSTAGIEVKPEFPGGIAVFNTYMEQNFQIPNVTPALKGRIYVTFIIEKDGSLSDIKVLRDLGHETGREAIRVLKNAPKWIPGKQNNKLVRVLYSLPIPINIPAK, from the coding sequence ATGAAGAAATTTCTAATTTTGATTCTGATTTGCACTGTTCAAAGTGTTTTTTCTCAAACGGAAATTATTACCATAGACGAGCCTACAAATAAAATACCGCCACAAGGAGCTGTTCCAAATGACGATAATAGTATTTACAGTACAGCAGGAATAGAGGTAAAGCCGGAATTCCCTGGCGGAATAGCCGTTTTTAATACCTACATGGAGCAAAACTTCCAAATTCCAAATGTAACTCCGGCACTTAAAGGAAGAATTTATGTCACCTTCATAATAGAAAAAGACGGATCTTTAAGCGACATTAAAGTACTAAGAGATTTGGGCCATGAAACGGGTCGCGAAGCTATTCGTGTTCTAAAAAATGCTCCAAAATGGATTCCCGGAAAACAAAACAATAAGTTGGTCAGAGTGCTTTATTCACTCCCAATTCCTATAAATATTCCTGCAAAATAA